The following nucleotide sequence is from Tribolium castaneum strain GA2 chromosome 5, icTriCast1.1, whole genome shotgun sequence.
TAAGTTTTTGAATCGTCGTTTTCCAACTGGGCTAAAACGTCCAACATGCGTCTAAGCCGTTGTTTTACAAGCTCAACATCGTCTGATTTTTCTTTGGCTGAAATTGCCACCACGTCActgaatttcaaaaaattctccGGTCTCATCTCCTCTGGGCACTGTCTTGCCGCATCTATGAAACTTTACAGAAagcgtttcaaaaataaatgtttttacctgttaaattttttaacaaatcttTGATTTCACTATATTTTTGGTGCGAGTTTTCCGTATCCATCTTATTGATAACTAACATTGATGGTTTTTCTAGTAAATCTTTATTGTACAATTCGAGTTCCTGAAATGCCAAATGAGCCTCACATTAAAATTTGACCCAATTAAAGTAAATCGcctcatttaattaaaaatgaattatttttatcgcGTAATGCCGATGAACGAAAACAATTATACCTTATTCAAAAGTAATACAGTTTCTAGACAGCTCCTATGTGGGTATTGTGGGCTCAATTGAAACCCGTTAATGTCAACGACTAGTAGCAATAGTTTCGTCCTTTCTACGTGTTTTAGGAATTTGTGCCCCATTCCTTTGTTAGCGTAAGCCCCTTCTATGAGACCCGGAAGATCAGCCATAGAGATTTCACGTAAATCTTTGTACTGGATAATACCAACGTTAGGCCTCACAGTTGtaactttaaacaaattaaattaagcaaaattctAAATGAGTTGCTGTCATTACAAGGATAACTAGCAATCTTCGGTTTAGCGTGAGAGATAGCTTTAAGAAGGGTGCTTTTTCCCGCATTGGGAAACCCAACTAACCCCACATCTGCAATCAGtttcaaatcaaaaataacaGGATATGCCTGCCCTTTCGTCCCTAAATAGCCATTTTTGGGGTTTCCCCCTGTACCGCCCTTGGCAAGCAACAGTTCTTCAcctttgttatttatttcacctgGAGATAAAATATAAGAATTGGGAAAATCGAAGGTggtttttaccaatttttttcccCAATTCTGTGATGACAGTCACGCCGACAGGCACTTCAAATTTCAGGCTTTCGCCAGGAGGTCCAAGTATGAAATTGTGAGAACTGTGTCTCCCTGCCTTTGCTGTGTAACTTTTTGATTGATTTCGCTTGAAAACATCTTGTAGCGAAATGTTATCACTCCCCACGGCAATTACATCACCACCTTGGCCCCCCACACCCCCAAAtctacaaattatttataagttGCGTTCGTGACAGTTTGTCTTAATCACTTTGGTAATCCGTTTCCTCCGGTACCCCCTGACACAAACACCTTCAGCGAATCCCGAAAGCCCTGTTTCAGATACTTTCGGGACGCTCTTTTTATCTTTGCTAAGTAAATTCTTGATAAAAACACCATTGCTCCTAATTAAgaacgattttaaaaaaatattaataaagcaTAACCTTCAAAAGAATAAGGTTATGATGATAAGGCAGGATACTGCGTAACCAACTCATCAAAGTGctgtcaaaatattttgaatttgagGTTCTTGTGTTTTGAGGTTAAAAGGGTGTTTTTTCCGATGTGATTGTGCTTCAAAAAGGCGAAAATGGAAAGTGAAATGCTGATATCTAACTGCTACTGCTCTATGGTAAATCCCTTGCATAGTAAAATTCAGTGCTAACCCCACTGTAGCGCTCTGTTTTGGCTTTGTTCGGGTACGACGAAAGGGACTGCCAGACATGGTCGGAATTGGCCGCATTAGTGGTTCACAACGACCCCACTTTAAAAACCTACGTGAAACACCACCACCAAATCGCCACCAGGCATTATAATAGTATCTTACATCTTTCAATCATCTTCAACAAGTAACATTTATGTTTATGTTCACAAGTGTTTTATGCTtgaatttcagaaaaaatgtcTTTGATTACGTACTGTCCCAAAACGTTAATATCAATTGTATAAATTCTTACGGTCAGACACCGTTAGTGTTAGCAGTTATGGCTGGTTCCGAATACTTCACAAAGTGCCTGCTTGAAATGGGGGCTGATGTACAGCGTGGTGACGAGTTCGGCTGCACCCCTTTACATGCTGCCGTTGCAGGGCGTAATCGCCGTATTTGCACTATGTTACTGGACATGGGGGCTGATGTCAATTGCAGGAATTCTGATGGGAAGACACCTTTGCATCACGCCTCTGAGCTCGGTTGTGAAGATGCCATGTATGCGTTACTATATTATGGGGCGGACGCTAGGATAGCAGACATTCATAACCATCTGCCTCTAGAAGGGGCACTACTGTGGTTTGATAACGAtagtcaggaaattttattcaatcaTACTCTAGATGACGAGATTACTTTTTCGATGCGCGTTTTGATACTCGCCTTGGAATTCAAT
It contains:
- the LOC107397977 gene encoding GTP-binding protein 10 homolog, which encodes MVFLSRIYLAKIKRASRKYLKQGFRDSLKVFVSGGTGGNGLPKFGGVGGQGGDVIAVGSDNISLQDVFKRNQSKSYTAKAGRHSSHNFILGPPGESLKFEVPVGVTVITELGKKIGEINNKGEELLLAKGGTGGNPKNGYLGTKGQAYPVIFDLKLIADVGLVGFPNAGKSTLLKAISHAKPKIASYPFTTVRPNVGIIQYKDLREISMADLPGLIEGAYANKGMGHKFLKHVERTKLLLLVVDINGFQLSPQYPHRSCLETVLLLNKELELYNKDLLEKPSMLVINKMDTENSHQKYSEIKDLLKNLTDAARQCPEEMRPENFLKFSDVVAISAKEKSDDVELVKQRLRRMLDVLAQLENDDSKTYDVYKDIKDNLSEKGPSLV